Proteins found in one Amphiura filiformis chromosome 14, Afil_fr2py, whole genome shotgun sequence genomic segment:
- the LOC140169477 gene encoding galactosylceramide sulfotransferase-like yields the protein MALNFIFQKRYFMVFCGLTTLGLLFQIIFLKKHIIYRNGFLPQLQFQHPEPTTLYNIPACTSPHNQLVFVKTHKTASTTLQHIIHLYGYYRNLSFLFNANDQVRGHFRSQKLTPENIASFLPPINIPKGNYSRYRNYDIFTGHMEYNRPAIDQFMKKDARYITILREPAEQFESAYSFFVKNGNSSNPEETNINIRSLIQEAELFSKFYSRSYTISGWLDNGQIVDLGLKSEYVRDRTRVTQMIKKLEREFDLVLIAEYFDQSLLLLMKLMCWDLDDILYLNQNVRGKRSLLTPQTRMRIRNWNVADAMLYDHFKAILFRKIKEYGPTFHIDLLKFRLKLRRLNEKCVDRDIIKKEEKNTMVHLVKQNSSDYCFLVSYDRNVFVYIIVTW from the exons ATGGCACTAAAC TTTATATTCCAGAAAAGATATTTCATGGTGTTTTGTGGATTAACTACATTGGGACTACTATTTCAGATCATATTCCTCAAGAAACATATCATATACAGGAACGGATTCCTCCCACA GTTGCAATTTCAACATCCAGAACCTACGACGCTTTATAACATTCCTGCATGTACTTCACCGCATAACCAGTTAGTGTTCGTCAAAACTCACAAAACGGCTAGTACTACTTTACAACACATAATTCATCTGTATGGATATTATCGAAATCTCTCCTTCTTGTTCAATGCAAACGATCAAGTAAGGGGCCATTTTCGATCTCAGAAATTGACGCCAGAAAACATCGCATCTTTTCTCCCACCTATCAATATCCCAAAAGGGAATTACAGTCGATATAGAAATTATGATATATTCACAGGACATATGGAATATAATCGCCCAGCAATAGATCAATTTATGAAAAAAGATGCAAGATATATTACTATACTCCGTGAACCAGCAGAACAATTCGAGTCTGCCTATAGTTTCTTTGTCAAAAATGGTAACAGTTCAAATCCAGAAGAAACGAATATTAATATACGAAGTTTGATACAAGAAGCGGAATTATTTTCGAAATTTTATAGCAGAAGTTACACGATATCAGGATGGTTGGATAATGGACAAATCGTTGACCTCGGATTGAAGTCAGAATACGTCCGAGATCGAACTAGAGTAACACAAATGATTAAGAAACTGGAGCGAGAATTTGATCTTGTACTTATTGCCGAATATTTTGACCAATCCCTGCTACTTCTCATGAAACTCATGTGTTGGGATCTGGAcgacattttatatttgaatcAAAACGTCAGGGGCAAGCGATCGCTATTAACACCTCAAACACGCATGCGCATTAGAAACTGGAATGTGGCGGATGCAATGCTTTATGATCACTTTAAAGCAATTTTATTTCGGAAAATAAAAGAATATGGACCAACTTTTCATATAGATCTTTTAAAGTTCAGATTGAAACTCAGAAGACTTAACGAGAAATGCGTTGATAGAGATATTATCAAGAAAGAGGagaaaaacacaatggtccaTTTAGTGAAACAAAATTCGTCCGATTATTGTTTCTTAGTAAGTTACGATAGGAACGTTTTTGTGTACATTATAGTCACGTGGTAG